The following are encoded together in the Drosophila sechellia strain sech25 chromosome 3R, ASM438219v1, whole genome shotgun sequence genome:
- the LOC6607732 gene encoding C2 domain-containing protein 5 isoform X1, which translates to MPGKVGVKIKAARNLPVMDKSSETTDAFVEIKLASVTHKTDVFRKSLNPTWNTDWFRFEVDDAELQDEPLQIRLMDYDTYSANDAIGKVNISLNPLCLESSSQAVHGKGTVLSGWIPVFDTMHGIRGEINVIVKVDLFSDVNKFRQSSCGIPFFHSQCVPFGYRAQVIHGFVEELVVNDDPEYQWIDKIRTPRASNEARQVVFLKLSGQVQRRMGLKAINMGANAVIGYTQCFDLEGDVGVVARGIGTAVTLIKDTSTSQPNSADVALIEESSSELQQQPCSTGAAASTGPSNIPTTVEGSSPNLKRFASPVSSSRLKLTPSPSKSGISATTNADSASTSTASTATTMVPATVGEICRRSSDSDLSVTPKGNSICVASERLVAATAMMRLTQPTVGAKPGTATDSLDMLEYPFLTMTKYPTGFILHLGATVAARSVKLLERVPNPDEPEVRDSWWTELRMEIRSHARSLGCNVVLGYAETTTISDDVCVLSATGTAAVINMVFNRSVSQTDIFTMSKATASVAAMTNSVEDGNGSTAGDTSIGKDSGSLGTGNSSGGKRYGLPPLNGPRNACAICHIPYNLSSVPFNVKMKKCAVCRKGRVPDVLLATLEVPEFMQVTGRGCFMQAQVVRAKRDLRAELNAKEISDGLPFLEYELHRVLINKLKAKGMNAIFGLRTQVAIGERMIALIATGTALFLTALPVPQVPKIVAGNSWTDKQKLNELQKKLQETFERNQEIYQLKSLDPDLAANVGGVPSTGASGDKQSDTDDSDEEEMNEIDLNCGNKELCVLEVDDIEDLEIISLLMEPYPPEGFHVVNTQQVPGMLEMDTVKNLQMFTQVWRARLEVGQSVNGFPKHFQRLLQTIYFKLRTMIPCAICDLRFRLDLPETDQIQLLVTGMAMGLSDANRMKYRGRGRPAQQQQQQTPQQQNGLHDGTVHATQSQPELNGKRMLQEEDYIFPLDEDQMVDTPTPTSTAIPPFGMSSFKMRKTSPSRLNNLVSGLPSSGVKPLNVGSVQRSRYFPLRDRYGVDVTPLSFIPGGRIDKYLGNLNFFFIRESTSIRENGGISGFVHGFITELLAVVRAHIASLGGNAMVSFYITELMLFDNQHKNQGQCLISIGGDAVYVSYHADD; encoded by the exons ATGCCGGGCAAGGTGGGGGTGAAGATTAAGGCGGCGCGCAACCTGCCAGTGATGGACAAAAGCAGTGAAACCACGGACGCCTTTGTGGAGATCAAACTGGCCTCGGTGACCCACAAGACGGATGTCTTCCGCAAGAGTTTGAATCCCACCTGGAATACCGATTG GTTCCGTTTTGAGGTGGACGATGCTGAGCTCCAGGATGAGCCCCTGCAAATCCGCCTGATGGACTACGACACGTACTCTGCGAACGATGCGATTGGAAAGGTCAACATCAGTTTGAATCCTCTGTGCCTGGAGAGCTCTAGTCAAGCGGTGCACGGCAAGGGCACCGTGCTATCCGGCTGGATTCCTGTTTTCGACACCATGCACGGTATCCGCGGCGAGATCAATGTGATTGTTAAGGTTGACCTGTTCTCGGACGTCAATAAGTTCCGTCAGAGCTCCTGCGGCATCCCCTTCTTTCACT CTCAATGTGTGCCATTTGGCTACCGCGCCCAAGTGATTCATGGCTTTGTCGAGGAATTAGTGGTGAATGACGACCCGGAGTATCAGTGGATCGACAAAATACGCACACCGCGTGCTTCCAACGAGGCTCGCCAGGTGGTGTTTCTCAAGTTGTCGGGTCAGGTGCAGAGGAGAATGGGCCTAAAGGCCATTAATATGGGTGCTAATGCCGTCATCGGCTATACCCAGTGCTTCGATCTGGAGGGCGACGTGGGTGTGGTGGCAAGAGGCATTGGAACGGCTGTAACGCTGATCAAGGACACCAGCACAAGTCAACCGAACAGTGCGGATGTGGCACTGATCGAAGA ATCCAGCTCCGAGCTCCAACAGCAGCCCTGTTCTACAGGAGCAGCCGCAAGCACTGGACCGTCCAACATACCCACAACGGTGGAGGGTAGCAGTCCCAATTTGAAACGCTTCGCCTCACCGGTGAGCAGCAGTCGCCTTAAGTTAACGCCCAGTCCCTCGAAGAGCGGCATCTCGGCGACAACCAATGCGGATAGCGCATCCACTTCTACAGCCTCAACGGCCACGACAATGGTGCCGGCCACCGTCGGCGAGATCTGTCGCAGATCCTCTGATTCCGATCTTAGTGTCACGCCCAAAG GAAACTCCATATGTGTGGCCAGTGAGCGTTTGGTGGCAGCCACGGCGATGATGCGTTTAACGCAACCGACGGTGGGAGCCAAGCCTGGAACTGCGACCGACAGTCTGGATATGTTGGAGTATCCCTTCCTGACAATGACAAAATACCCGACGGGATTCATTCTTCATTTGGGCGCAACGGTCGCGGCACGTTCCGTAAAACTGCTGGAGCGTGTGCCCAATCCGGATGAGCCGGAAGTCCGAGACAGCTGGTGGACGGAGCTGCGAATGGAGATCCGATCGCATGCCCGATCCCTGGGCTGTAATGTAGTGTTAGGTTATGCGGAGACCACAACCATATC TGACGACGTCTGCGTTTTATCTGCCACTGGAACGGCGGCCGTGATTAACATGGTATTTAATCGATCTGTATCGCAAACCGATATCTTCACCATGTCGAAAGCAACAGCCAGCGTTGCAGCCATGACGAATTCCGTGGAGGACGGAAATGGAAGCACCGCCGGGGATACGAGCATTGGCAAGGACAGCGGTTCCCTCGGCACCGGCAACAGTTCGGGTGGTAAACGTTATGGACTGCCCCCACTCAATGGACCCCGGAATGCCTGTGCCATCTGCCACATACCCTACAACCTAAGCTCGGTTCCGTTTAATGTGAAGATGAAGAAGTGCGCTGTGTGCCGCAAAGGAAGAGTTCCGGATGTACTGCTGGCTACACTTGAAGTGCCTGAGTTTATGCAGGTTACCGGAAGAGGTTGCTTCATGCAGGCCCAAGTGGTGCGCGCCAAAAGAGATCTGCGTGCGGAGCTGAACGCCAAAGAGATTTCGGATGGCCTGCCCTTCCTGGAGTACGAACTTCATCGAGTGCTGATCAACAAGCTGAAGGCCAAGGGCATGAATGCCATTTTTGGGCTACGCACGCAAGTTGCCATTGGCGAGCGTATGATAGCGTTGATAGCCACGGGAACGGCTCTATTTCTCACAGCTTTACCGGTGCCGCAGGTACCAAAGATCGTGGCAGGCAACTCGTGGACCGACAAGCAAAAGCTAAATGAGTTGCAGAAGAAATTGCAAGAAACATTTGAACGCAACCAGGAGATCTATCAGCTGAAAAGCTTGGACCCAGATTTGGCAGCCAATGTCGGAGGAGTACCTTCCACAGGCGCCTCTGGCGATAAACAATCAGATACTGACGACTCTGATGAAGAGGAGATGAACGAGATCGATCTGAACTGTGGCAACAAGGAGTTGTGTGTCCTGGAAGTGGACGATATCGAAGACTTGGAAATCATATCGCTGTTAATGGAGCCATATCCGCCTGAAGGCTTTCATGTGGTCAATACGCAGCAGGTGCCGGGCATGCTGGAAATGGATACGGTTAAGAATCTGCAGATGTTCACACAAGTGTGGCGCGCTCGGCTCGAGGTGGGCCAAAGTGTAAACGGCTTCCCCAAACACTTTCAGAG ACTGTTGCAGACCATTTACTTCAAGCTACGCACTATGATACCCTGTGCTATCTGCGATCTTCGCTTCCGACTAGATCTGCCAGAGACG GATCAAATTCAATTGCTAGTCACTGGCATGGCCATGGGCCTAAGCGATGCCAACAGAATGAAGTACCGCGGACGTGGACGCCCggctcagcagcagcagcagcagacacCTCAACAGCAGAACGGACTTCATGATGGCACGGTGCACGCCACTCAATCTCAGCCAGAGTTAAACGGAAAACGAATGCTGCAAGAGGAGGATTACATATTTCCGCTGGACGAGGATCAGATGGTGGACACACCCACGCCAACCAGCACCGCTATTCCGCCATTCGGAATGAGCTCATTTAAAATGCGAAAAACTTCACCATCACGTCTTAACAATCTCGTTTCGGGATTGCCTTCAAGCGGAGTTAAGCCCTTGAACGTTGGATCGGTTCAACGCAGCCGTTAT TTTCCGCTGCGAGATCGTTATGGAGTGGATGTGACGCCACTTAGTTTCATACCTGGTGGTCGTATAGATAAATATTTGGGCAACCTAAACTTTTTCTTTATTCGGGAGAGCACCTCGATCCGGGAAAATGGTGGCATTAGCGGATTTGTCCATGGCTTTATTACCGAACTGTTGGCTGTGGTGAGAGCACATATCGCTTCGCTGGGCGGAAATGCCATGGTCTCTTTTTACATCACCGAACTAATGTTGTTCGATAATCAGCATAAGAATCAA GGCCAGTGCCTGATTAGCATCGGTGGCGATGCTGTCTATGTGAGCTACCATGCCGACGACTGA
- the LOC6607732 gene encoding C2 domain-containing protein 5 isoform X2, with product MMRLTQPTVGAKPGTATDSLDMLEYPFLTMTKYPTGFILHLGATVAARSVKLLERVPNPDEPEVRDSWWTELRMEIRSHARSLGCNVVLGYAETTTISDDVCVLSATGTAAVINMVFNRSVSQTDIFTMSKATASVAAMTNSVEDGNGSTAGDTSIGKDSGSLGTGNSSGGKRYGLPPLNGPRNACAICHIPYNLSSVPFNVKMKKCAVCRKGRVPDVLLATLEVPEFMQVTGRGCFMQAQVVRAKRDLRAELNAKEISDGLPFLEYELHRVLINKLKAKGMNAIFGLRTQVAIGERMIALIATGTALFLTALPVPQVPKIVAGNSWTDKQKLNELQKKLQETFERNQEIYQLKSLDPDLAANVGGVPSTGASGDKQSDTDDSDEEEMNEIDLNCGNKELCVLEVDDIEDLEIISLLMEPYPPEGFHVVNTQQVPGMLEMDTVKNLQMFTQVWRARLEVGQSVNGFPKHFQRLLQTIYFKLRTMIPCAICDLRFRLDLPETDQIQLLVTGMAMGLSDANRMKYRGRGRPAQQQQQQTPQQQNGLHDGTVHATQSQPELNGKRMLQEEDYIFPLDEDQMVDTPTPTSTAIPPFGMSSFKMRKTSPSRLNNLVSGLPSSGVKPLNVGSVQRSRYFPLRDRYGVDVTPLSFIPGGRIDKYLGNLNFFFIRESTSIRENGGISGFVHGFITELLAVVRAHIASLGGNAMVSFYITELMLFDNQHKNQGQCLISIGGDAVYVSYHADD from the exons ATGATGCGTTTAACGCAACCGACGGTGGGAGCCAAGCCTGGAACTGCGACCGACAGTCTGGATATGTTGGAGTATCCCTTCCTGACAATGACAAAATACCCGACGGGATTCATTCTTCATTTGGGCGCAACGGTCGCGGCACGTTCCGTAAAACTGCTGGAGCGTGTGCCCAATCCGGATGAGCCGGAAGTCCGAGACAGCTGGTGGACGGAGCTGCGAATGGAGATCCGATCGCATGCCCGATCCCTGGGCTGTAATGTAGTGTTAGGTTATGCGGAGACCACAACCATATC TGACGACGTCTGCGTTTTATCTGCCACTGGAACGGCGGCCGTGATTAACATGGTATTTAATCGATCTGTATCGCAAACCGATATCTTCACCATGTCGAAAGCAACAGCCAGCGTTGCAGCCATGACGAATTCCGTGGAGGACGGAAATGGAAGCACCGCCGGGGATACGAGCATTGGCAAGGACAGCGGTTCCCTCGGCACCGGCAACAGTTCGGGTGGTAAACGTTATGGACTGCCCCCACTCAATGGACCCCGGAATGCCTGTGCCATCTGCCACATACCCTACAACCTAAGCTCGGTTCCGTTTAATGTGAAGATGAAGAAGTGCGCTGTGTGCCGCAAAGGAAGAGTTCCGGATGTACTGCTGGCTACACTTGAAGTGCCTGAGTTTATGCAGGTTACCGGAAGAGGTTGCTTCATGCAGGCCCAAGTGGTGCGCGCCAAAAGAGATCTGCGTGCGGAGCTGAACGCCAAAGAGATTTCGGATGGCCTGCCCTTCCTGGAGTACGAACTTCATCGAGTGCTGATCAACAAGCTGAAGGCCAAGGGCATGAATGCCATTTTTGGGCTACGCACGCAAGTTGCCATTGGCGAGCGTATGATAGCGTTGATAGCCACGGGAACGGCTCTATTTCTCACAGCTTTACCGGTGCCGCAGGTACCAAAGATCGTGGCAGGCAACTCGTGGACCGACAAGCAAAAGCTAAATGAGTTGCAGAAGAAATTGCAAGAAACATTTGAACGCAACCAGGAGATCTATCAGCTGAAAAGCTTGGACCCAGATTTGGCAGCCAATGTCGGAGGAGTACCTTCCACAGGCGCCTCTGGCGATAAACAATCAGATACTGACGACTCTGATGAAGAGGAGATGAACGAGATCGATCTGAACTGTGGCAACAAGGAGTTGTGTGTCCTGGAAGTGGACGATATCGAAGACTTGGAAATCATATCGCTGTTAATGGAGCCATATCCGCCTGAAGGCTTTCATGTGGTCAATACGCAGCAGGTGCCGGGCATGCTGGAAATGGATACGGTTAAGAATCTGCAGATGTTCACACAAGTGTGGCGCGCTCGGCTCGAGGTGGGCCAAAGTGTAAACGGCTTCCCCAAACACTTTCAGAG ACTGTTGCAGACCATTTACTTCAAGCTACGCACTATGATACCCTGTGCTATCTGCGATCTTCGCTTCCGACTAGATCTGCCAGAGACG GATCAAATTCAATTGCTAGTCACTGGCATGGCCATGGGCCTAAGCGATGCCAACAGAATGAAGTACCGCGGACGTGGACGCCCggctcagcagcagcagcagcagacacCTCAACAGCAGAACGGACTTCATGATGGCACGGTGCACGCCACTCAATCTCAGCCAGAGTTAAACGGAAAACGAATGCTGCAAGAGGAGGATTACATATTTCCGCTGGACGAGGATCAGATGGTGGACACACCCACGCCAACCAGCACCGCTATTCCGCCATTCGGAATGAGCTCATTTAAAATGCGAAAAACTTCACCATCACGTCTTAACAATCTCGTTTCGGGATTGCCTTCAAGCGGAGTTAAGCCCTTGAACGTTGGATCGGTTCAACGCAGCCGTTAT TTTCCGCTGCGAGATCGTTATGGAGTGGATGTGACGCCACTTAGTTTCATACCTGGTGGTCGTATAGATAAATATTTGGGCAACCTAAACTTTTTCTTTATTCGGGAGAGCACCTCGATCCGGGAAAATGGTGGCATTAGCGGATTTGTCCATGGCTTTATTACCGAACTGTTGGCTGTGGTGAGAGCACATATCGCTTCGCTGGGCGGAAATGCCATGGTCTCTTTTTACATCACCGAACTAATGTTGTTCGATAATCAGCATAAGAATCAA GGCCAGTGCCTGATTAGCATCGGTGGCGATGCTGTCTATGTGAGCTACCATGCCGACGACTGA
- the LOC6607733 gene encoding golgin-84: MSSWITGLADKAENILNKLDQNAATALQTENATGSADPMRRSMTSSTQSLSTSLKSTVSPVKRSGANSASSVKSEGGGFVVTKDLRQKMTTSASFSNSPDISANSMDTNELAAFKIALNEITAERDELRLRLDDLNNETEKFNLHQHTQVLEALVKTLSEERDKAVHDHNEAQAANMAYVHSISELETNLAKLQQEYISAAHKLQMQTKETEQQRQELQEYRTKAQRALQAKDSLIAELKAKPTEEGADPNLVSKDSETRFLQIEHESLKQELEHANEELQKARLQLDDYVTQERQRQVELSSARQREETLAKELRQAREHNVTSESDQRMLTQELASLRQQLSNQMAAAATRLQEREQQLQQMRQRLSEEANTGAKNDYETRLKALTQSLVERQSLLERVTSERNALRLQHEKAQTQLQQNMHLVEMEVQRGSSRHAMLNSTDDVKAQFPLLMHPSPFDNRVARRFKRALRQADSMGIRVGTFLRRYPMMRVSVIVYVALLHLWVMFVLLSTTPN, encoded by the exons ATGTCATCCTGGATCACAGGACTGGCGGACAAGGCCGAAAACATTTTGAACAAGCTGGACCAAAATGCGGCAACTGCCCTGCAGACAGAGAACGCCACCGGATCAGCGGATCCCATGCGCAGAAGCATGACGAGCAGCACCCAATCTCTGTCCACATCCCTGAAGTCCACTGTGTCGCCAGTGAAGCGCTCGGGAGCCAATAGTGCATCTAGTGTAAAAAGCGAGGGCGGAGGCTTCGTGGTCACCAAGGACCTGCGCCAAAAGATGACCACATCGGCCAGTTTCTCCAACAGTCCTGACATATCCGCCAATTCAATGGACACAAATGAATTGGCTGCCTTCAAGATCGCCCTAAATGAGATCACAGCCGAAAGGGATGAACTTCGTCTGCGCTTGGATGATCTCAATAACGAAACAGAAAAGTTCAATCTGCATCAGCACACCCAGGTTCTGGAAGCTTTGGTTAAAACTCTGTCCGAAGAGCGGGACAAGGCTGTTCATGACCACAATGAGGCCCAGGCGGCAAACATGGCGTATGTGCACTCCATCTCCGAACTGGAAACCAATCTGGCCAAGTTGCAGCAGGAATACATAAGCGCCGCTCACAaattgcaaatgcaaacaaagGAAACGGAGCAGCAGCGCCAGGAGCTTCAGGAATACCGCACCAAGGCTCAGCGAGCTCTGCAAGCAAAGGATTCCCTCATCGCAGAGTTGAAGGCTAAGCCCACGGAGGAGGGCGCAGATCCAAACCTGGTTTCCAAGGACAGTGAAACGCGTTTTCTGCAAATTGAACACGAGTCACTTAAGCAAGAACTAGAGCATGCCAACGAGGAACTGCAAAAGGCGCGTTTGCAGTTGGACGATTACGTTACCCAGGAAAGACAACGACAGGTGGAACTAAGCTCTGCCCGCCAACGTGAGGAAACACTTGCAAAGGAGTTGCGACAGGCAAGGGAACACAATGTGACCTCCGAATCCGATCAGCGAATGCTCACGCAGGAACTGGCCTCACTGCGGCAGCAACTTAGTAACCAaatggctgctgctgccactcgCCTCCAGGAGCGGGAGCAGCAGCTTCAGCAGATGCGTCAGCGGTTGAGCGAGGAAGCCAACACGGGAGCCAAGAACGATTACGAGACTCGGCTAAAGGCTTTAACCCAATCACTGGTCGAGCGGCAGAGTCTTCTGGAAAGAGTTACGAGTGAGAGAAATGCCCTGCGACTGCAGCACGAAAAGGCACAGACGCAGCTACAGCAAAACATGCACTTGGTGGAAATGGAGGTCCAAAGGGGCAGCTCCCGCCATGCTATGCTCAACAGCACAGATGATG TCAAAGCACAATTCCCGCTTCTCATGCATCCAAGTCCATTCGACAATCGTGTGGCCCGTCGCTTCAAGCGAGCCCTTCGCCAGGCGGACTCCATGGGCATTCGGGTGGGAACCTTTCTGCGTCGCTATCCAATGATGCGGGTCTCTGTGATCGTCTACGTGGCCCTACTACATCTGTGGGTCATGTTTGTGCTGCTCTCCACTACACCAAACTAA